A window of Diospyros lotus cultivar Yz01 chromosome 14, ASM1463336v1, whole genome shotgun sequence contains these coding sequences:
- the LOC127790753 gene encoding uncharacterized protein LOC127790753: MHGDNPFQSDWKGITTPQLFAPLFKPSPFFRSLTPPYVAMAATTTAAADATPKFHQNPEFYPELSPASPPTHHDGLEFWQFMVAGSIAGCVEHMSMFPVDTLKTRMQAVGSSCSSSTLTVRQSLGSILKLEGFAGLYRGIAAMGLGAGPAHAVYFSVYEHCKKVLSAGNPNNSAAHAASGVVATVASDAVITPMDMVKQRLQLKSSPYKGVADCAKRVLMEEGIGAFYASYRTTVFMNAPFTAVHFATYEAAKRGLTEVSPESVAEEETLVVHATAGAAAGALAAAVTTPLDVVKTQLQCQGVCGCDRFSSGSIRDVIRTIVKKEGYGGLMRGWIPRMLFHAPAAAICWSTYEAAKTFFQQLHGSHSSRSVD, encoded by the exons atgcatgGCGACAACCCGTTTCAATCCGATTGGAAAGGGATCACCACGCCCCAATTATTCGCTCCTCTTTTTAAACCAAGCCCATTCTTCCGCTCTCTCACACCACCGTACGTTGCCATGGCTGCCACCACCACTGCCGCCGCGGATGCCACCCCGAAATTCCACCAAAACCCTGAGTTCTACCCGGAACTGTCACCGGCGTCTCCGCCGACGCACCACGACGGCCTGGAGTTCTGGCAGTTTATGGTTGCCGGTTCAATCGCAGGCTGTGTCGAACATATGTCCATGTTCCCCGTTGACACTCTCAAGACCCGCATGCAGGCCGTCGGGTCGTCTTGTTCGTCTTCAACTCTTACCGTCCGGCAATCCCTTGGCTCGATTCTGAAGCTTGAAGGCTTCGCTGGACTCTACCGGGGCATTGCCGCTATGGGACTCGGCGCTGGACCAGCCCATGCGGTTTACTTTTCCGTGTATGAGCACTGCAAGAAGGTTTTATCGGCCGGGAATCCCAACAATTCGGCGGCGCACGCGGCATCTGGGGTGGTGGCCACGGTGGCGAGCGATGCCGTGATCACGCCTATGGACATGGTGAAGCAGAGGCTGCAGCTGAAGAGCAGTCCTTACAAGGGTGTGGCCGACTGCGCCAAAAGGGTGTTGATGGAGGAAGGAATCGGAGCTTTCTATGCCTCGTACCGGACCACCGTCTTCATGAACGCGCCGTTCACGGCGGTCCACTTCGCCACGTACGAGGCTGCGAAACGGGGACTGACGGAGGTGTCACCGGAGAGCGTGGCTGAGGAGGAGACATTAGTGGTCCACGCCACGGCCGGCGCTGCTGCCGGAGCGTTGGCGGCAGCGGTCACAACTCCTCTTGATGTCGTCAAAACTCAATTGCAGTGCCAG GGCGTGTGTGGATGTGATCGATTTTCAAGTGGTTCGATCCGGGACGTGATTCGGACTATAGTAAAGAAGGAAGGATATGGAGGGCTGATGAGAGGATGGATCCCCAGGATGCTATTCCATGCACCTGCTGCTGCGATCTGCTGGTCCACCTATGAAGCAGCTAAAACCTTTTTTCAACAACTGCATGGCAGCCACAGCTCTAGGTCTGTTGATTAA
- the LOC127791071 gene encoding ferritin-3, chloroplastic-like, translated as MSSVMASSVSFSLGLPLLSSPSPCLTSFPSSAAGHGAAALSRVKPTKTGKGLVAAAAAKEAGGSAVEALVFQPFEELKREEFLVPISPYVSLARQKYEDECEAALNEQINVEYNVSYAYHSMFAYFDRDNVALKGLAKFFKESSEEEREHAEKLMKYQNIRGGRVTQHTILTPPSEFDHVEKGDALYAMELALSLEKLTNEKLLLLHSVAVRNNDPQMTDFIESEFLKEQVEAIKKIAEFVSQLRRVGKGHGVWHFDQMLLHEDNGAF; from the exons ATGTCCTCTGTAATGGCTTCATCTGTTAGCTTTAGTCTTGGCCTGCCCTTGCTGAGCTCACCATCTCCTTGCTTGACCTCTTTCCCTTCTTCTGCCGCTGGCCATGGCGCCGCAGCCCTGAGTCGTGTGAAACCCACAAAGACTGGTAAAGGGttggtggcggcggcggcggcgaaaGAAGCCGGTGGTTCGGCCGTGGAGGCGCTGGTTTTTCAGCCCTTTGAAGAGCTGAAGAGGGAGGAGTTTCTGGTGCCGATCTCTCCCTATGTTTCGCTCGCTCGCCAGAAGTATGAGGACGAGTGTGAAGCTGCCCTCAACGAGCAGATCAA TGTGGAATACAATGTCTCGTATGCGTATCACTCCATGTTTGCCTACTTCGACAGGGACAATGTTGCTCTCAAGGGCCTTGCCAA atttttcaaGGAGTCaagtgaagaagaaagggaacaTGCCGAAAAGTTGATGAAATACCAG AACATACGTGGTGGAAGAGTGACGCAGCACACCATATTGACGCCGCCTTCAGAATTTGATCATGTTGAGAAGGGTGATGCATTATATG CAATGGAACTAGCATTGTCCTTGGAGAAGTTAACAAATGAGAAGCTTTTGCTGTTACACAGT GTGGCTGTGCGAAACAACGATCCTCAGATGACCGACTTCATTGAGAGCGAGTTTCTTAAGGAACAG GTTGAAGCCATTAAGAAGATTGCAGAGTTTGTGAGTCAGTTGAGAAGGGTTGGGAAAGGACACG GGGTGTGGCACTTTGATCAGATGCTGCTACACGAGGACAATGGCGCATTCTGA